A window of Plasmodium cynomolgi strain B DNA, scaffold: 1558, whole genome shotgun sequence genomic DNA:
CTATTTAAGgataatgtaaatattatatttcttaaaaatctATGTGCAAAgcttgtaaaatatttaaaaaataaaaatacaacaaaGGATGTTGAGGAACTTCCATATGATGACTGTAttctattaaattattgggtATACAGTAAATTggatacaatttttatgtctaAACGTAATACAATTACTCAAGCTTTTGGTATACTTCATATGATATGGAATGGATTTGTTGATGACGCATCATGTAATtctcacataaaaaaatgtaaacctGATTTTAATATACCAAAACAGGATgactggaaaaaaggaaaggaattATACGATTATTATGTTAATTATGATTATCTTTTTCTAAGGCTGAAGAAGGTGATGTTAAATGCGAATATTAtgaatacattaaaaaaggaagaattatatgaatactTTGAAGAAGAGTGTTCAAAAAGAACAAGGAATTGTCCAGATTtctataataaattaaagcCTTATAATCCTAAATGGCGGTTGTCTGCATTACATTGTCACGATAAAATGCAACAGAAACAATATGCTGCGAGTAATCTTGAGCAATCTTATGATACTCCAGAATTCCGACGAGAAGCTGCAAGAAGTAGAGATGATCTTGATAGCCAGTTAGATAATGGAAATTCCGGAATTGGAACAAAAGTTACGCATTCAATTCTTGGCGCAGCTAATGTTTTATTAACTGGCACTAT
This region includes:
- a CDS encoding CYIR protein (putative;~vir-type antigen) is translated as LVKYLKNKNTTKDVEELPYDDCILLNYWVYSKLDTIFMSKRNTITQAFGILHMIWNGFVDDASCNSHIKKCKPDFNIPKQDDWKKGKELYDYYVNYDYLFLRLKKVMLNANIMNTLKKEELYEYFEEECSKRTRNCPDFYNKLKPYNPKWRLSALHCHDKMQQKQYAASNLEQSYDTPEFRREAARSRDDLDSQLDNGNSGIGTKVTHSILGAANVLLTGTMLYRYTPIGSWIRRLVGGRTNSMNTMDSSLTYTQKTSDMFSEDTANYISYQPI